A part of Candidatus Moraniibacteriota bacterium genomic DNA contains:
- a CDS encoding ATP-dependent Clp protease proteolytic subunit: MEAQYLIPTVIEKTHFGERAYDIYSRLLKDRIIFVGTRIEDGMANAIIAQLLFLESENAKEDIKMYINSPGGSVTSALAIYDTMQYVKPDVQTICVGMAASAAAILLASGKTGKRLILPNAEVMIHQVLGGAEGQATDVDIHARHILATRDRLNAILAKHTKQKISKIALDTERDRFMSADEALTYGIVDKVLDRK; encoded by the coding sequence ATGGAAGCTCAGTATCTTATTCCAACGGTGATAGAGAAGACGCACTTTGGTGAGCGGGCGTATGATATTTATTCGCGCTTGTTGAAAGACCGCATTATCTTTGTTGGAACGCGGATTGAGGATGGTATGGCGAACGCTATTATTGCACAGCTTCTTTTTCTTGAGTCGGAGAATGCGAAGGAGGATATCAAGATGTATATCAATTCGCCCGGAGGGTCGGTGACGTCTGCGCTTGCTATTTACGATACGATGCAGTATGTGAAGCCCGATGTGCAGACGATTTGTGTTGGTATGGCGGCAAGTGCAGCGGCGATACTGCTCGCCTCTGGGAAGACCGGGAAGCGTCTGATACTTCCTAATGCTGAAGTGATGATTCATCAGGTGCTCGGCGGCGCCGAGGGACAGGCGACGGATGTTGATATTCATGCTCGGCATATTCTTGCGACGCGTGACCGATTGAATGCGATTCTCGCGAAACACACGAAGCAAAAGATTTCAAAAATTGCCCTTGATACGGAACGAGATCGCTTCATGAGTGCCGACGAAGCCCTTACTTATGGGATTGTGGACAAAGTGCTTGACAGG
- the tig gene encoding trigger factor, protein MQVDIKKLPKSEVEISVSLAWDEWKGAFAHATEEVAKSVKVQGFRAGKAPRNLIEQKVGKGAILAEATEHALHDSYEKVLGEHHIDAIGRPKAEIKKSDEGGDFEYVITTAVMPELSLSDWEKGVKKANADAEKKEVTIDEKDIDKELRTVAESRAKFVTVNREARSGDGVEIDFRVLQDGVPIENGVSRGHHMILGKGTFIPGFEEAILGMHALEEKSFDLTFPAEYHAAHLAGKPARFEVTMKAVEEREIPPVDDAFAVSLGKFENLEALKKNIREGMLEEKRSALREERRGNIIEALVEASKAEIPDILLAEERGKMLAEFEAQLSQMNTSLDDFLVKSKKTREELEKDWTPQANRRVLSALALEKIALDRELEPSAADIEAEMNRVLQYYRSTKQAEKDIDLERLHQYSHGRLRNEKVLEFLEGLK, encoded by the coding sequence ATGCAGGTTGATATCAAAAAATTGCCGAAGTCGGAGGTGGAAATCTCGGTTTCGCTCGCGTGGGATGAATGGAAGGGTGCTTTTGCGCATGCAACAGAGGAAGTGGCGAAGAGTGTGAAGGTGCAGGGTTTCCGTGCGGGGAAGGCGCCACGGAATTTGATAGAGCAGAAGGTGGGAAAGGGCGCAATACTTGCTGAGGCGACAGAACATGCACTTCACGATTCGTATGAAAAAGTTTTGGGGGAGCATCACATTGACGCGATTGGGCGACCAAAGGCGGAGATAAAGAAAAGCGATGAGGGTGGAGACTTTGAATATGTCATTACAACGGCAGTCATGCCGGAACTCTCGCTTTCTGATTGGGAAAAGGGCGTGAAGAAAGCAAATGCGGACGCAGAAAAGAAAGAAGTGACGATTGATGAGAAAGATATCGATAAGGAATTGCGGACGGTTGCCGAGAGTCGGGCAAAATTTGTGACAGTGAATCGCGAGGCGCGGTCGGGTGATGGCGTGGAGATCGACTTTCGCGTGCTCCAAGACGGCGTGCCGATAGAGAATGGCGTTTCGCGGGGGCATCATATGATTCTTGGGAAAGGAACGTTTATCCCAGGCTTTGAAGAGGCGATACTTGGCATGCATGCTCTCGAGGAGAAATCGTTTGATCTGACCTTTCCGGCGGAATATCACGCGGCGCATCTGGCAGGGAAACCAGCACGCTTTGAGGTGACGATGAAGGCAGTCGAGGAGCGTGAGATTCCTCCGGTTGATGATGCTTTTGCCGTGTCTCTTGGGAAGTTTGAAAATCTTGAGGCACTGAAAAAGAATATTCGAGAGGGTATGCTTGAGGAGAAACGATCTGCGCTTCGCGAAGAGCGTCGCGGCAACATTATTGAGGCACTTGTAGAGGCATCAAAAGCGGAAATTCCGGATATTTTGCTCGCGGAGGAGCGCGGGAAAATGCTTGCCGAATTTGAGGCCCAGCTCTCGCAGATGAACACGAGTCTTGATGATTTCTTGGTAAAGTCGAAGAAAACGCGTGAGGAGCTGGAGAAAGATTGGACTCCTCAGGCGAATCGTCGCGTGCTTTCGGCACTTGCGCTCGAGAAAATCGCTCTGGATCGTGAGCTTGAGCCGTCTGCTGCTGATATCGAAGCGGAGATGAATCGTGTGCTCCAGTATTATCGTTCGACAAAGCAGGCAGAAAAAGATATTGATCTCGAACGGCTTCATCAGTATTCCCACGGACGACTTCGCAATGAAAAAGTGCTGGAATTTTTGGAGGGACTGAAATGA
- a CDS encoding inorganic diphosphatase, with translation MNLWQDISYGEKAPEIVNVIVECPKGSKNKYEIDKKTGLIKLDRAMKTSQDYPFDYGFVPQTLWEDGDALDVALLSTYPLAPGILVDARVIGVMHMVDCGESDDKILAVPAKDPRWDTVKTLKDVNPHTLKEIRHFFETYKSIEDGKMVVIKGFEGKKEAFAAVKKGIRLYEEKFGRK, from the coding sequence ATGAATCTGTGGCAAGATATTTCGTATGGCGAGAAGGCGCCAGAAATCGTGAACGTGATTGTTGAATGCCCGAAGGGTTCGAAGAATAAGTACGAGATCGACAAGAAGACGGGGCTTATCAAGCTTGATCGTGCCATGAAGACCTCGCAGGACTACCCGTTTGACTACGGCTTTGTGCCACAGACGCTCTGGGAAGATGGCGATGCGCTCGATGTGGCGCTTCTCTCGACGTATCCTTTGGCACCAGGCATATTGGTAGATGCGCGCGTCATCGGCGTGATGCATATGGTGGATTGCGGCGAAAGCGACGACAAGATTCTCGCCGTGCCCGCCAAGGATCCTCGCTGGGATACCGTGAAAACGCTGAAGGATGTGAATCCGCATACCTTGAAAGAGATACGGCATTTCTTCGAGACATATAAGTCTATCGAGGATGGCAAGATGGTAGTTATCAAAGGCTTTGAGGGAAAGAAAGAAGCCTTTGCAGCTGTGAAGAAGGGTATTCGTTTGTATGAAGAGAAGTTTGGGAGGAAGTAG